A stretch of the Enterobacter mori genome encodes the following:
- a CDS encoding FUSC family protein gives MNTFLSHSVRLPAALRNDAGALIYAAKSFAAAMMAYYIALSIGLERPSWAIITVYIVSQTSVGASLSRSLYRLAGTVAGACATVLIVPTFVNTPILCSVVLTGWITFCLWLSLLERTPRAYAFVLAGYTASLIGFPAVSDPGGIFNVAIVRVQEIAIGIFCAALIHRYVLPARVSGQFNAKLSQTLQAARERVADTLAGKPDAASGPLQLALALQFLQGISHHIPYDFALSAPVRQARKAIHDRLARLVIVNCELHDRLPAIGTLPADAQALLEDVQAWLAGEGASSTAEALRLRCALLIDRYAAQTQTFDDALQVSFIRYLAEAIALLQQCERLSGAIHHAKPLFGEMQTRTGKGYVFHRDPLTAARTALGAFAIILSGCLVWIFSAWPDGGTAVSILGVCCTLFGSFDTPAPHIVKYIIGSFWGVVISLFYSFALLPQVSDFPVLVAVLAPAYLLAGSLQARPPTTFMAMGITLTLPILCELGAHYSGDFAVAANTAIALFAATGFAVIGMSLLQTVQADGAITRLLNLCQRDIRRSVKGTLRVDETQWINLMMDRTALVLPRLQRSERAPEQALDRLLHALRLGLSVMHLRRSDTPPGREVDALLHRINAADRHALRERIAILIARYLPAADEHTRQFVFRLVELHCALQGPDHD, from the coding sequence ATGAATACATTCCTCTCTCATTCCGTGCGCCTGCCCGCCGCATTGCGAAACGATGCGGGCGCGCTGATCTACGCCGCGAAGAGTTTTGCCGCGGCGATGATGGCTTATTACATCGCGCTGTCGATCGGCCTCGAGCGTCCCTCATGGGCGATTATTACGGTTTACATCGTGTCGCAGACGTCGGTAGGGGCATCGCTGAGCAGAAGCCTCTACCGGCTGGCCGGTACCGTGGCGGGTGCCTGCGCGACCGTTCTGATTGTGCCCACCTTCGTGAATACGCCGATCCTGTGCAGCGTGGTGCTGACGGGCTGGATCACGTTCTGCCTGTGGCTATCCCTGCTGGAGCGCACGCCCCGGGCCTATGCCTTCGTGCTGGCGGGCTACACCGCGAGCCTGATTGGCTTTCCGGCGGTGTCCGATCCCGGCGGCATCTTTAACGTCGCCATCGTCCGCGTGCAGGAGATCGCGATAGGGATTTTCTGCGCGGCGCTGATTCACCGCTACGTGCTGCCCGCGCGCGTATCGGGCCAGTTCAACGCTAAGCTATCCCAGACGCTTCAGGCGGCGCGCGAACGGGTGGCGGATACCTTAGCGGGTAAACCCGATGCGGCTTCCGGCCCGCTGCAACTGGCTCTGGCGCTGCAGTTTCTGCAGGGCATAAGCCACCACATTCCGTATGATTTTGCCCTCTCAGCCCCGGTGCGGCAGGCCAGAAAGGCGATCCACGACCGGCTGGCGCGGCTGGTTATCGTCAACTGTGAACTGCACGATCGCCTGCCAGCAATCGGAACCCTGCCCGCCGACGCGCAGGCATTGCTGGAGGACGTTCAGGCCTGGCTTGCCGGTGAAGGCGCCAGCAGCACGGCAGAAGCGTTACGGCTCCGCTGTGCGCTTCTCATCGATCGGTATGCCGCGCAGACGCAGACGTTTGACGACGCGCTGCAGGTCAGTTTTATTCGCTACCTCGCGGAGGCAATCGCTCTTCTGCAGCAGTGCGAACGTCTTTCCGGGGCCATCCACCACGCCAAACCCCTCTTTGGGGAGATGCAAACCCGCACGGGGAAAGGCTACGTTTTCCACCGCGATCCTCTTACCGCAGCCCGCACGGCGCTGGGGGCTTTCGCCATTATTCTGAGCGGCTGTCTGGTCTGGATCTTCTCGGCGTGGCCGGACGGCGGTACGGCGGTGTCTATCCTGGGGGTCTGCTGCACGCTGTTTGGCAGCTTCGACACCCCGGCACCGCACATCGTGAAATACATCATTGGTTCGTTCTGGGGCGTGGTCATTAGCCTGTTCTACAGCTTTGCGCTGCTGCCGCAGGTGAGCGATTTCCCGGTGCTGGTGGCGGTGCTTGCCCCGGCGTATCTGCTGGCCGGGTCGCTACAGGCTCGCCCGCCGACCACGTTTATGGCGATGGGTATTACCCTGACGCTACCCATTCTGTGCGAGCTGGGAGCGCACTACAGCGGAGACTTCGCCGTTGCGGCCAACACCGCCATTGCGCTATTTGCCGCGACGGGTTTTGCCGTCATCGGCATGAGCCTGCTGCAAACCGTGCAGGCGGACGGCGCCATCACGCGTCTGCTGAACCTGTGCCAGCGTGATATTCGCCGCAGCGTGAAGGGCACGCTGCGGGTCGACGAAACGCAGTGGATTAACCTGATGATGGACCGAACCGCCCTGGTGCTGCCGCGTTTGCAGCGCAGCGAGCGCGCGCCAGAGCAGGCGCTCGATCGGCTGTTGCACGCGCTGCGCCTGGGACTTTCGGTCATGCATTTACGCCGCAGTGACACACCGCCCGGCAGGGAGGTTGACGCGCTTTTGCATCGGATAAACGCCGCAGACCGCCACGCCTTACGCGAACGCATCGCCATCCTTATCGCGCGCTATCTGCCTGCGGCAGATGAACATACGCGCCAGTTTGTCTTCAGGCTGGTGGAGCTGCACTGTGCATTACAGGGGCCAGACCATGATTAA
- a CDS encoding DUF1656 domain-containing protein, which yields MINDLNIGGVFIPGLLMAALAALVCTLSLVALFSLSRLYRRLPFRPLMDVSTWIVTFFLLMQGLTALGLLS from the coding sequence ATGATTAACGATCTCAATATCGGCGGCGTTTTTATTCCGGGGTTACTGATGGCCGCCCTCGCGGCGCTGGTCTGCACGCTGAGCCTCGTCGCGCTTTTCTCTCTCAGCAGGCTCTACCGGCGCTTACCGTTTCGCCCGCTGATGGATGTTTCCACCTGGATTGTCACCTTTTTCCTGCTGATGCAGGGTCTGACCGCGTTGGGGTTATTGTCATGA
- a CDS encoding efflux RND transporter periplasmic adaptor subunit, with protein MKSLLSLLARYALTLGTVAAATLLAFMMWKHYAQTPWTRDGRVRADVVQIAPDVSGPVISVAVRDNQWVNRGDVLYAIDPRWLKLAVVSAQADVESKRHEMLMRQDAAHRRTLIKNAISSEDLQQTGSAANVAAANYHGALAALDLAELNLAHATVRAPVSGYVTHLRLRPGDYATAGETKVAIVDAHSFWVVGYFEETKLRHIRVGDAAQVVLMGYEPVITGHVESIGHGIGDSNDETGGLGLPDVEPTFSWVRLAQRVPVRIHIDKLPEGVELVSGLSASVAVGRKSGDSQP; from the coding sequence ATGAAATCACTGCTCTCTTTACTGGCTCGCTATGCGCTGACGTTGGGCACCGTCGCGGCGGCCACGCTTCTGGCGTTTATGATGTGGAAACACTACGCACAAACGCCATGGACCCGCGACGGCCGCGTGCGGGCCGATGTGGTGCAGATTGCGCCGGATGTCTCCGGGCCGGTCATCAGCGTGGCCGTCCGGGATAACCAGTGGGTGAACCGGGGCGATGTGCTTTACGCTATCGATCCGCGCTGGCTTAAGCTGGCGGTGGTCAGCGCGCAGGCGGACGTTGAGTCGAAACGCCATGAGATGCTGATGCGCCAGGATGCGGCCCATCGCCGCACGCTGATTAAAAACGCCATCTCCAGCGAGGATTTGCAGCAAACCGGCAGCGCGGCGAACGTCGCGGCGGCCAATTATCACGGCGCGCTGGCCGCGCTGGATCTGGCAGAGCTTAATCTGGCGCACGCCACCGTGCGTGCGCCGGTCTCGGGGTACGTCACGCACCTGCGGCTTCGCCCCGGAGACTACGCGACGGCGGGGGAAACAAAGGTTGCCATCGTCGATGCCCACAGCTTCTGGGTGGTGGGGTACTTTGAGGAGACCAAGCTGCGCCATATTCGCGTCGGGGATGCCGCGCAGGTTGTTCTGATGGGATACGAGCCGGTCATCACGGGCCACGTGGAGAGCATCGGGCACGGGATCGGGGACAGTAACGACGAAACGGGCGGGCTGGGTCTGCCCGACGTCGAGCCCACCTTTAGCTGGGTGCGGCTGGCGCAGCGCGTGCCGGTACGCATTCATATCGACAAATTGCCGGAGGGAGTTGAGCTGGTGTCGGGGCTGTCGGCGAGCGTGGCGGTGGGGCGAAAATCTGGGGATAGTCAGCCTTAA
- a CDS encoding DUF1795 domain-containing protein, with product MSEPTSQCLFSEGLIAFPEGYQDRTVNVFAPPAADAPAFNISRDALNPGEALAAYIDRQLALMEKHIKGWKQGERSAATLGDGLLQGETVHASYLRDGKRIWQQQAVFNVENDKILVFTMTCTRTPGDADRALFRDLLRSFRFHH from the coding sequence ATGTCAGAACCAACTTCGCAGTGCCTTTTCAGTGAAGGACTGATCGCTTTTCCTGAAGGTTATCAGGATCGTACCGTCAACGTATTCGCGCCGCCCGCTGCGGATGCGCCAGCGTTCAACATCTCCCGCGATGCCCTCAACCCCGGCGAAGCGCTTGCCGCGTATATCGATCGCCAGCTCGCCCTGATGGAAAAACACATCAAGGGCTGGAAGCAGGGGGAGCGCAGCGCCGCTACCCTGGGCGACGGCCTTTTGCAGGGTGAAACCGTCCATGCGAGCTACCTGCGCGACGGAAAACGCATCTGGCAACAGCAGGCCGTATTTAACGTCGAGAACGATAAAATTCTGGTGTTCACCATGACCTGCACCCGCACGCCGGGCGATGCCGACCGCGCGCTGTTTCGCGATCTTCTCAGGAGCTTCCGTTTCCACCATTAA
- a CDS encoding RHS repeat-associated core domain-containing protein, with amino-acid sequence MFEAARVGDDIGHSGALAGMIAGTIVGGLIAAAGGILAGAMFIAGLGASCLGVGVLLVGASLAVGYYTGELATAARDSIADAGASSMTKKGVITSGSPNVFINGKPAAMATDSAVKCSDDGSQQMAEGSSRVSINGLPAARIGDRTTCDAKVMTGSDNVIIGGDPQQTLPIQSEVPEWLYKVSDLTLLFAGLIGGWGGAAGKVGALSKLLGKIPGINKLARIACRAGTLMTGVAAAGIIARPVDIVSGQKFLSGDDELDFILPSRLPVRWQRYWRSGNPGDSVLGRGWSLFWESRLEPYQDGLVWRAPSGDYVAFPKVPKGMRTYCESEKNWLEHHQDDSWSVYDVSGERWHYAPLREDAPSLLQRISEPCGNDILFEWNADNTLHALTDSAGQRVVCRYDRDRLVGAWLDDEICLVSYAYDEQRQLVCVTGRGGSVRRRFRWQDGLMSAHEDANGLLSEYRWREIDGLPRVVGFRHSGGEQLTFEYDFDNGTRRATREDGAQAHWLVDDDDNVERFTDYDGRQTSFVYRDGELCDVILPGGAMRRSTWDKYGRMTSETDPAGRRTEYHWYRLTDRITRTVYPDGTSSQARYDLRGRLLSETDPAGSATAYRYPDDEENLPESITDATGGVVRLVWNHQGLLTQRTDCSGSVTRFTYDRFGQLIASEDAEGNITRREWSRAGLLSAVIHPDGSRESLVWNERGQLTGWRDPLESEVSWAYNALGLPVSLTDRIGRVRQWRYDPRGNLLRLDNGNGAEYRFTYDAMGRPLSETRPDETVRHMEWDARGFLCALEENGRPAADGGIARRVQQFSYDDSGLLIGRTQRHAEYRYFRDLSGQIARIRRTPTAEGVALGIESDEIAYRHDAAGRVLSESGINGAVGYEWDALSNLTGLTLPGEQKLAWLHYGSGHVSAIRFGQQLVTEFTRDRLHREVRRTQGAREQLRQYDSLGRRTLQRSELSTDVTLPEQAILERLYRYTARGELSGVSDTLRGEVDYGYDAEGRLLKHYEARQGHSRAQFSYDAADNLAASDDPVPVTDNRLQHWQALFMKYDHWGNLVSRRNGLYEQHYAYDAENRLVSARGTGPEGRFEARYHYDALGRRTRKIVTTTHGTTETRFLWQGYRLLQEQQESGLCSTYVYDPNEAWSPLARVDHLRDQSSGEIYWFNTDLNGAPLEVTDERGAVRWSGQYGSFGEVRHQSEGFSRLVNRTAMAHQPLRYAGQYADGETGLHYNLFRYYDPQVGRFIVQDPIGLNGGWNLYQYAPNPLGWIDPLGLTVDPIAKLSERGYSGVVQTPTGGLDYSGSNALYNKAGINPVVSIEYTGDYLQDFHAANIEAGLNQKTTPSGYVWHHLDDYNPETNKGTMQLVKQSAHQGISHTGGVSQYKAATGNAYTHPARNRARRTVGGKC; translated from the coding sequence ATGTTTGAAGCTGCACGCGTAGGTGATGATATCGGCCACTCCGGTGCGCTGGCCGGGATGATTGCCGGAACGATTGTCGGTGGCCTGATTGCCGCCGCCGGGGGCATTCTGGCAGGGGCGATGTTTATTGCGGGACTCGGCGCATCCTGCCTTGGCGTGGGCGTCCTGCTCGTCGGCGCCAGCCTGGCCGTGGGGTACTACACCGGGGAACTGGCGACCGCCGCCCGGGACAGCATCGCGGACGCCGGGGCATCCAGCATGACGAAGAAAGGCGTCATTACCTCCGGCTCGCCCAATGTGTTTATCAACGGTAAACCCGCCGCCATGGCCACGGATAGCGCGGTGAAGTGCTCTGACGACGGCTCGCAGCAAATGGCCGAAGGCTCCTCACGTGTTTCCATTAACGGCCTGCCTGCGGCCCGCATCGGGGATCGCACCACCTGCGACGCGAAGGTGATGACCGGTTCGGACAACGTCATTATCGGCGGCGATCCGCAGCAAACCCTGCCCATTCAGTCTGAAGTCCCCGAGTGGCTGTATAAAGTCTCCGATCTTACCCTGCTGTTCGCCGGGTTGATTGGCGGGTGGGGCGGTGCCGCCGGCAAAGTCGGGGCGCTCTCTAAGCTGCTGGGGAAAATTCCCGGGATCAATAAGCTGGCCCGTATCGCCTGCCGCGCCGGCACGCTGATGACCGGCGTGGCCGCCGCGGGGATCATCGCCCGCCCGGTGGATATTGTCAGCGGACAGAAGTTTCTCAGCGGGGATGATGAGCTGGACTTCATCCTCCCTTCCCGTCTTCCTGTGCGCTGGCAGCGCTACTGGCGCAGCGGCAACCCCGGCGACAGCGTGCTGGGCCGCGGCTGGAGCCTGTTCTGGGAAAGCCGCCTGGAGCCTTATCAGGACGGCCTGGTGTGGCGCGCGCCGTCCGGCGATTACGTCGCCTTCCCGAAGGTCCCGAAAGGGATGCGCACCTACTGTGAAAGCGAAAAGAACTGGCTTGAACACCATCAGGACGACAGCTGGTCGGTGTATGACGTCAGCGGCGAGCGCTGGCACTATGCGCCGCTGCGGGAGGATGCTCCGTCGCTGCTCCAGCGCATCTCTGAACCCTGCGGCAACGATATCCTCTTCGAGTGGAATGCGGATAATACCCTGCATGCTCTGACCGACAGCGCGGGCCAGCGCGTGGTCTGCCGCTACGACCGCGACAGGCTCGTCGGCGCCTGGCTGGATGACGAGATCTGCCTGGTCAGTTACGCTTATGATGAACAGCGCCAGCTGGTCTGTGTGACTGGCCGGGGCGGTAGCGTGCGCCGACGCTTCCGCTGGCAGGACGGGCTGATGAGCGCCCATGAGGACGCCAACGGCCTGCTAAGCGAATACCGCTGGCGGGAGATTGACGGCCTGCCGCGCGTGGTCGGCTTCCGCCACAGCGGCGGCGAACAGCTGACGTTCGAATACGATTTTGATAACGGCACCCGCCGTGCGACCCGCGAAGACGGCGCGCAGGCGCACTGGCTGGTGGATGACGACGACAACGTCGAGCGCTTCACGGATTACGACGGTCGCCAGACGAGCTTTGTCTACCGCGACGGCGAGCTCTGCGACGTCATCCTGCCCGGCGGGGCGATGCGCCGCAGCACGTGGGACAAATATGGCCGCATGACCAGCGAGACGGACCCGGCGGGCCGCCGTACGGAGTATCACTGGTATCGTCTGACCGACCGCATCACCCGCACGGTGTACCCGGACGGCACCTCATCGCAGGCCAGGTACGATCTTCGCGGTCGCCTGCTGTCGGAGACGGATCCGGCCGGTAGCGCCACCGCGTATCGCTATCCCGATGATGAAGAAAACCTGCCGGAGAGCATCACCGACGCCACGGGCGGCGTGGTGCGCCTGGTCTGGAACCACCAGGGGCTGCTGACGCAGCGCACCGACTGCTCCGGCAGCGTGACCCGCTTCACCTACGACCGCTTCGGGCAGCTGATTGCCAGCGAGGATGCGGAAGGGAACATCACGCGCCGGGAGTGGAGCCGTGCCGGGCTGCTGAGCGCCGTGATCCACCCGGACGGCAGCCGCGAGTCGCTGGTGTGGAACGAACGCGGCCAGCTCACGGGCTGGCGCGACCCGCTGGAAAGCGAGGTGAGCTGGGCCTATAACGCGCTCGGCCTCCCGGTCAGCCTCACCGACCGTATTGGCCGCGTGCGCCAGTGGCGCTACGATCCGCGCGGTAACCTGCTGCGACTCGATAACGGCAACGGGGCGGAATACCGCTTCACTTACGACGCCATGGGCCGACCGCTCAGCGAAACGCGCCCGGACGAGACCGTGCGCCATATGGAATGGGACGCGCGAGGGTTCCTTTGCGCGCTCGAAGAAAACGGCAGGCCTGCCGCCGACGGCGGTATCGCCCGTCGCGTCCAGCAGTTTAGCTATGACGACAGCGGCCTGCTGATCGGGCGCACTCAGCGCCACGCGGAGTACCGCTACTTCCGCGACCTGAGCGGCCAGATCGCCCGCATCCGCCGCACGCCAACCGCTGAAGGCGTTGCCCTGGGTATCGAAAGCGATGAGATCGCTTACCGCCACGACGCCGCCGGGCGCGTGCTGAGCGAGTCCGGCATTAACGGCGCGGTGGGCTATGAATGGGATGCCTTGAGCAACCTGACCGGCCTGACGCTGCCCGGCGAGCAAAAGCTGGCCTGGCTGCACTACGGCTCCGGCCACGTCAGCGCCATCCGCTTCGGGCAGCAGCTGGTGACAGAGTTCACCCGCGACCGCCTGCATCGTGAAGTTCGCCGCACCCAGGGCGCGCGCGAGCAGCTCCGTCAGTATGACAGCCTCGGCAGACGCACCCTGCAGCGCAGCGAATTGAGCACGGACGTGACCCTGCCGGAGCAGGCGATACTGGAACGCCTGTATCGCTATACCGCGCGCGGTGAGCTTTCCGGCGTCAGCGACACCCTGCGCGGTGAGGTGGACTACGGCTACGACGCCGAAGGGCGCCTGCTGAAGCACTACGAGGCCCGACAGGGGCACAGCCGCGCGCAGTTCAGCTATGACGCCGCGGATAACCTCGCCGCCAGTGACGATCCGGTACCGGTCACGGATAACCGCCTGCAGCACTGGCAGGCGCTGTTTATGAAATACGACCACTGGGGCAACCTGGTCAGCCGCCGCAACGGGCTGTATGAACAGCATTATGCGTATGACGCCGAGAACCGTCTGGTGTCCGCCCGGGGAACCGGGCCGGAAGGGCGGTTTGAGGCGCGCTATCACTACGACGCGCTGGGCCGCCGCACGCGCAAAATCGTCACCACGACGCACGGCACCACCGAAACGCGCTTCCTGTGGCAGGGCTACCGCCTGTTGCAGGAGCAGCAGGAAAGCGGGCTGTGCAGCACCTATGTATACGACCCGAATGAAGCCTGGAGCCCGCTGGCGCGGGTGGATCATCTTCGTGACCAGAGCAGCGGTGAGATTTACTGGTTCAACACCGACCTGAACGGCGCGCCGCTTGAAGTGACCGACGAGCGCGGCGCGGTGCGCTGGAGCGGCCAGTACGGCAGCTTTGGCGAGGTGCGCCATCAGAGCGAAGGGTTCTCACGGCTTGTGAATCGCACGGCGATGGCACACCAGCCGCTTCGCTATGCCGGGCAGTACGCTGACGGTGAAACGGGGCTGCACTATAACCTGTTCCGCTACTACGACCCGCAGGTCGGGCGGTTTATTGTGCAGGATCCGATTGGGCTGAATGGCGGGTGGAACCTTTATCAGTATGCGCCGAATCCGCTGGGGTGGATTGATCCGCTGGGTCTTACCGTTGACCCAATCGCCAAGCTTAGTGAGCGTGGATACAGTGGTGTTGTTCAAACTCCTACTGGCGGGCTGGATTATTCTGGAAGTAATGCCTTGTATAATAAAGCTGGCATTAATCCTGTTGTTTCTATTGAATATACCGGGGATTATTTGCAAGATTTCCATGCTGCAAATATAGAGGCTGGATTAAATCAAAAAACGACGCCAAGTGGTTATGTCTGGCACCATCTTGATGATTATAATCCTGAAACTAACAAAGGGACTATGCAATTGGTTAAACAAAGTGCTCATCAGGGAATTTCGCATACTGGTGGCGTTAGTCAGTACAAGGCTGCCACTGGAAATGCCTATACTCATCCAGCTAGAAACCGTGCCCGCAGAACCGTTGGAGGAAAATGTTAA
- a CDS encoding SMI1/KNR4 family protein, giving the protein MYLTDSANKLTVDEINAFNAYFDHHLPASFLDFYLKNNGGYPHDNEDGNPFMLGGFNPIKYGDLPIEQLYRDLIESFGELRNMVPFAYDDGGNTFLLSLKSDDSLGKVFIFLMDDKEVELVADSFSEFLEELFA; this is encoded by the coding sequence ATGTATCTTACTGATTCAGCAAATAAACTGACTGTAGACGAAATCAACGCATTCAATGCGTACTTTGATCATCATCTTCCCGCATCATTTCTTGATTTTTATCTTAAAAATAATGGTGGATATCCTCATGATAATGAAGATGGTAATCCTTTTATGCTTGGCGGTTTTAACCCTATAAAATATGGTGATCTGCCGATTGAGCAACTTTATCGTGACCTTATTGAGTCGTTTGGCGAGTTAAGGAATATGGTTCCTTTTGCTTATGATGACGGGGGGAACACTTTTCTACTATCTCTCAAATCTGATGATTCATTAGGGAAGGTATTTATTTTTCTGATGGATGATAAAGAGGTTGAGTTGGTTGCCGATTCGTTCTCGGAATTTTTAGAAGAATTGTTTGCTTGA